The Alphaproteobacteria bacterium genomic interval GCGGCGCCCGCCAGGCATCCGGTCGCTGGCACGAAGCCGGAGCCGGCGTGATCTACGCCTCGCGTCACTATTCCACGGCGATGCTGGAAAAGCTGGTCCATTATCAGGGCGCGCTGCCACCCAACCAGCATTTCATCGCCATCACCATTCCGGCCGGCACGTCCTACGAGGTCGTCAACCCCGATCGGCTGGATGGGTGGGCACACCCGTCGTGCGAGGCGGCGCGGCGCTTCGGGGCCGCGTGGTATGCGGAACGGCGGTCCGCCCTTCTCATCGTGCCGTCGGTGGTCGCGCGCATGGAACAGAATATCCTGTTCCACGCTGGCCACCCGGAATTTTCTGCGGTGATTCCGGGCCTGGAGACGCCCGTCTGGTGGGACGAGCGCCTGTTCGCCGGATAGAGGGGCGAGGCCGGCTATTCCGCGGCCACCGGCTCGAACGCGTCGGCGCGTTCGTCGGGAGCGGTCTCGACCCGGTCGTGCAC includes:
- a CDS encoding RES domain-containing protein, which translates into the protein MTHRTLPEQWTVYRIGDPAGEFPIWDAGGARQASGRWHEAGAGVIYASRHYSTAMLEKLVHYQGALPPNQHFIAITIPAGTSYEVVNPDRLDGWAHPSCEAARRFGAAWYAERRSALLIVPSVVARMEQNILFHAGHPEFSAVIPGLETPVWWDERLFAG